One window of the Natrinema sp. CBA1119 genome contains the following:
- a CDS encoding rubrerythrin-like domain-containing protein codes for MVYDDPYTPERAYYECLDCGHRETTDSLESCPECHGRVRNIAVARE; via the coding sequence ATGGTATACGACGATCCGTACACGCCCGAACGAGCGTACTACGAATGCCTGGACTGTGGCCACCGCGAGACGACCGACTCGCTCGAGTCCTGTCCGGAGTGCCACGGTCGCGTCCGAAACATCGCTGTCGCACGAGAGTGA
- a CDS encoding acyl-CoA thioesterase has translation MTDLIETVIENREMVQPNHANMLETAHGGHVMKWMDEVGAMSAMRFSGETCVTARVDQMNFERSIAVGDTAFITAYVYDAGTSSVKVRLITEREDLRTREREQTTESYFVYVAIDDDSSPTTVPDLTVTTEEGERLRRAALESEAGTADGS, from the coding sequence ATGACGGACCTCATCGAGACGGTGATCGAAAACCGGGAGATGGTACAGCCCAACCACGCCAACATGCTGGAGACGGCCCACGGCGGCCACGTCATGAAGTGGATGGACGAGGTCGGTGCGATGTCGGCGATGCGGTTTTCGGGGGAGACCTGCGTCACCGCCCGCGTCGACCAGATGAACTTCGAGCGGTCCATCGCCGTCGGCGACACGGCGTTCATCACCGCCTACGTCTATGATGCGGGCACCTCGAGCGTGAAGGTCAGGCTGATCACAGAGCGCGAGGACCTGCGGACGCGCGAACGTGAGCAGACAACCGAATCGTACTTCGTCTACGTGGCGATCGACGACGATAGCTCGCCGACGACGGTTCCCGATCTGACCGTCACCACCGAGGAGGGCGAGCGGCTGCGGCGGGCGGCGCTCGAGAGCGAGGCGGGGACCGCCGACGGTTCGTGA
- a CDS encoding class I SAM-dependent methyltransferase: MGYHTFPVDRADALEDPGRYRYCSREELLAMLEPAADDVVADLGSGTGFYADDIAPFVETLYAVDVQSPMHDRYREKGVPESVEFVTAEVSSLPFDDDHLDGAYSTMTYHEYAPTTSGGAETASDDRGSLDELARVIRPGGRLVTVDWSADGDPEIGPPLEERFGLDEATTQLANAGFDIELASDRPATIAIVATR, from the coding sequence ATGGGCTATCACACGTTTCCGGTCGATCGCGCGGACGCGCTCGAGGATCCCGGCCGCTACCGATACTGTTCTCGCGAGGAATTACTGGCGATGCTCGAGCCGGCGGCCGACGATGTCGTGGCCGACCTCGGCTCGGGAACGGGATTCTACGCGGACGACATCGCACCGTTCGTCGAGACGCTGTACGCCGTCGACGTGCAATCTCCGATGCACGATCGGTACCGGGAGAAGGGCGTCCCCGAGAGCGTCGAGTTCGTCACGGCCGAGGTTTCGTCACTGCCGTTCGACGACGATCACCTCGATGGCGCGTATTCGACGATGACGTACCACGAGTACGCGCCCACGACGAGCGGGGGCGCAGAGACCGCGAGCGACGACCGCGGGTCGCTCGACGAACTCGCACGCGTGATCCGTCCCGGCGGCCGACTGGTGACGGTCGACTGGTCCGCCGACGGTGATCCGGAGATCGGCCCACCCCTCGAGGAACGGTTCGGGCTCGACGAAGCGACGACCCAGCTCGCGAACGCCGGCTTCGACATTGAGCTGGCCTCTGACCGACCGGCGACTATCGCGATCGTCGCGACGCGCTGA
- a CDS encoding chromosome segregation ATPase produces the protein MYYGLDIGPGAIRAATDAGDGPTIDSIPPVVVPVDEEDLEAAGPSRAGSTVRVDGTTHAVGAAARAVADADVAAANAEPESLFAAGVLAAETAVDAPTALDALLDDVLGDATDGRLCYTTPGSLADASVPTDAHREAVESALADRGVDATPISKGFAVVYDQLAADNYTGLGICLESQTTSATLAYYGVPAMAVTIAKGREWIVERAAEETGHAPAQVAGVLEEFILDPDAAAGEIENALAGAYDALVAELIGAVQAEADETDVKQGLSVPIAIGGDGAIDGVEFLVGGRFDAAALPFSVRGVRLADGPAESAARGALAAARDDVEADDAVTWSESATNSDGTGGVPNAADVTAGAERAQRTELAFDEVEAGDVASDREDDAIDQLFDRLANRDDEVRSVRERLEALSEDLESVEERTAAADEVDELDERLESFADDLSDLTAESESHASDSAVASLDAEIDRLDDELEALSDALTAIEDDIDDSDDALADVESTAADERADLDDRLTDLAGDLEAVTDRTTTIDEALDEVRTDLEDFEATAATEAALETVEGIASQLRDDVDDLGAGIERTGTRIDGVAGRLEELSTRLDDIAGRLERRSDRTDARFDAVEATIDEEIENLETTVRDLDETISTATAQLNDLETRAAGTERVDGLAADLETVDGRIDDVRATLEGEIATLDDDLDSIAERIDDVDAGANETAVTGLEDDVSVIVDRLESLRTDHDELVRTVESSPDESAVQALEEVRTLDAEIDSLNERMAAIAERHASLEERIETMGTRIGEIESIDGRDDEIEALRTELEAVRSEATATPAFPSSIIAGGGGAGVVAGSATALAGDGAIGAGVALVGLVLIGVAVGLAR, from the coding sequence ATGTATTACGGTCTCGACATCGGACCGGGGGCAATCCGGGCCGCAACCGACGCCGGCGACGGCCCGACGATCGACTCGATCCCGCCGGTCGTGGTACCGGTCGACGAGGAAGATCTCGAGGCGGCCGGACCTTCGAGGGCCGGCAGCACCGTCCGGGTGGACGGAACGACGCACGCGGTCGGCGCCGCCGCTCGAGCGGTCGCCGACGCCGATGTCGCGGCCGCGAACGCCGAACCGGAGTCGCTGTTCGCGGCCGGCGTCCTCGCAGCGGAGACTGCGGTGGACGCGCCGACCGCGTTGGACGCGCTCCTCGACGACGTGCTGGGGGACGCGACGGACGGGCGACTCTGTTACACGACGCCAGGTTCGCTCGCCGACGCGTCGGTACCGACCGACGCACACCGCGAGGCCGTCGAGTCAGCGCTGGCAGATCGCGGAGTCGACGCGACCCCGATCAGCAAGGGCTTCGCCGTCGTCTACGATCAGCTCGCGGCAGACAACTACACCGGGCTCGGAATCTGTCTCGAGTCCCAGACGACGAGCGCAACGTTGGCGTACTACGGCGTTCCGGCGATGGCCGTGACGATCGCGAAAGGGCGCGAGTGGATCGTCGAGCGCGCGGCCGAGGAGACCGGGCACGCGCCGGCACAGGTCGCCGGCGTGCTCGAGGAGTTCATCCTCGATCCCGACGCGGCGGCGGGCGAGATCGAAAACGCGCTTGCGGGGGCTTACGACGCGCTCGTCGCCGAACTGATCGGTGCGGTCCAAGCGGAAGCCGACGAGACCGATGTCAAGCAAGGACTGTCGGTTCCCATCGCGATCGGCGGCGACGGGGCGATCGATGGCGTCGAGTTTCTCGTCGGCGGTCGGTTCGACGCGGCGGCACTGCCGTTCTCCGTTCGGGGCGTTCGACTCGCGGACGGCCCCGCCGAGAGCGCCGCCAGGGGTGCACTCGCCGCCGCTCGAGACGATGTCGAGGCCGACGATGCAGTCACCTGGTCCGAGTCCGCCACAAACAGCGACGGGACTGGCGGCGTCCCGAACGCCGCCGACGTGACCGCGGGAGCCGAGAGAGCCCAACGGACCGAACTCGCGTTCGACGAGGTCGAAGCCGGCGACGTGGCCTCCGATCGCGAGGACGATGCCATCGATCAGCTGTTCGACCGGCTCGCAAACCGCGACGACGAGGTCCGGTCCGTCCGCGAGCGTCTCGAGGCGCTATCCGAGGACCTCGAGTCCGTCGAGGAACGGACGGCCGCCGCAGACGAGGTGGACGAACTCGACGAGCGCCTCGAGTCGTTCGCCGACGATCTGAGCGACCTCACAGCCGAGAGCGAGAGTCACGCGAGCGATTCGGCCGTCGCCAGTCTCGACGCCGAAATCGATCGCCTTGACGACGAACTCGAGGCGCTCTCGGACGCGCTCACAGCGATCGAGGACGACATCGACGACTCCGACGATGCGCTCGCGGATGTCGAGTCGACCGCTGCAGACGAACGGGCCGATCTCGACGACCGGCTCACCGATCTGGCGGGCGACCTCGAAGCCGTCACCGACCGGACGACGACGATCGACGAGGCGCTCGACGAGGTGCGGACGGACCTGGAAGACTTCGAGGCGACTGCCGCGACCGAGGCGGCCCTCGAGACCGTCGAGGGAATCGCCTCGCAACTGCGCGACGACGTTGACGACCTCGGGGCGGGCATCGAGCGAACCGGGACGCGCATCGACGGGGTCGCCGGCCGTCTCGAGGAACTATCGACGCGTCTCGACGACATTGCGGGCCGCCTCGAGCGGCGATCCGATCGAACGGACGCGCGCTTCGACGCGGTCGAGGCGACGATCGACGAGGAGATCGAGAACCTCGAAACGACGGTTCGCGATCTCGACGAGACGATTTCGACGGCCACGGCCCAACTGAACGATCTCGAGACGCGCGCGGCCGGGACGGAGCGGGTCGACGGCCTCGCGGCGGACCTCGAAACCGTCGACGGACGGATTGACGACGTTCGGGCGACACTCGAGGGAGAGATCGCGACTCTCGACGACGACCTCGACTCGATCGCGGAGCGGATCGACGATGTCGACGCCGGCGCGAACGAAACTGCCGTTACCGGACTCGAGGACGACGTGTCGGTCATCGTCGACCGCCTCGAGTCGCTCCGGACGGACCACGACGAACTCGTCCGGACCGTCGAATCCAGTCCGGACGAATCGGCGGTGCAAGCGCTCGAGGAAGTGCGGACGCTCGACGCCGAGATCGACTCCCTGAACGAGCGGATGGCCGCGATCGCCGAGCGACACGCGAGTCTCGAGGAACGGATCGAAACGATGGGGACACGGATCGGAGAGATCGAATCCATCGACGGTCGAGACGACGAGATCGAGGCGCTCCGGACGGAACTCGAGGCCGTTCGCAGCGAGGCGACCGCGACGCCGGCGTTCCCGTCATCGATTATCGCCGGTGGCGGGGGAGCGGGCGTCGTCGCCGGTAGCGCTACCGCCCTCGCCGGCGACGGCGCGATCGGAGCGGGGGTCGCCCTCGTCGGACTCGTCCTGATCGGCGTCGCGGTGGGACTCGCCCGCTGA
- a CDS encoding HAD-IIA family hydrolase produces the protein MTAYEAVILDVDGTIVRGEELLPGATDGLCALEAAGCSRLLFSNNPTRGADHYGEQLAPHGIDIDPATVLTSATVSAEYLAATHPDERVYLVGSERLEAILDDAAVELTADPDAAEVVLGSFDKDFSYGTLWESLRALEGDVPFYGTDPDATIPIDEGEIPGSGAILAAMEAVAGREPDAILGKPSSIAAATAMNRLDADPTKTLVVGDRLDTDIALGNRAGMETALVLTGVTDRAALAAADVEPDYVLESLAAVETLLYSSH, from the coding sequence ATGACAGCATACGAGGCGGTGATCCTCGACGTCGACGGGACGATCGTTCGAGGCGAGGAGTTGCTCCCCGGTGCGACCGACGGCTTGTGCGCACTCGAGGCGGCGGGCTGTTCGCGGCTTCTCTTCTCGAACAATCCGACGCGCGGGGCCGACCACTACGGCGAGCAACTCGCACCTCACGGAATCGACATCGATCCGGCCACCGTTCTCACCTCCGCGACCGTCTCGGCGGAGTATCTCGCGGCGACTCACCCCGACGAGCGGGTCTATCTCGTCGGTAGCGAACGACTCGAGGCGATCCTTGACGACGCGGCCGTCGAACTGACGGCCGACCCCGACGCGGCCGAGGTCGTGCTGGGATCGTTCGACAAGGACTTCTCGTACGGAACGCTCTGGGAATCGCTGCGGGCGCTCGAGGGGGACGTTCCCTTCTACGGCACCGATCCCGACGCGACGATTCCGATCGACGAGGGAGAGATCCCGGGTTCGGGTGCGATTCTCGCCGCGATGGAAGCCGTCGCCGGCCGCGAACCGGATGCGATCCTGGGAAAACCGTCATCCATCGCGGCCGCGACGGCCATGAACCGGCTGGATGCCGATCCCACGAAAACCCTGGTCGTCGGCGATCGGCTCGACACCGATATCGCGCTCGGGAATCGTGCTGGCATGGAAACCGCCCTCGTCCTCACCGGCGTCACCGATCGCGCAGCCCTCGCCGCGGCCGACGTCGAACCCGATTACGTCCTCGAGTCATTGGCTGCGGTCGAGACGCTCCTCTATAGTAGCCACTGA
- a CDS encoding rubrerythrin-like domain-containing protein, whose amino-acid sequence MMLEEQREYVCVHCGRRETVGDELLSTCQQCGGEMRNVELIRE is encoded by the coding sequence ATGATGCTCGAGGAGCAACGTGAGTACGTGTGCGTCCACTGTGGCCGACGGGAAACGGTCGGTGACGAACTCCTCAGCACCTGCCAGCAGTGCGGGGGCGAGATGCGAAACGTCGAGTTGATCCGCGAGTAG